In one window of Clavelina lepadiformis chromosome 4, kaClaLepa1.1, whole genome shotgun sequence DNA:
- the LOC143452289 gene encoding uncharacterized protein LOC143452289, whose protein sequence is MNNNDHSDRENRDADMTHSPQNDDNDTLNRAAVDLQASTSENFQQANAYRLAFQRAIPWSPCSRQRAEFLMRQDEDPEHNAGPSFPSANENNDLDSSSDNPLDLSVSANSGRNASDHGSSTSQDYNSPSRPASSGDDSVCTSPRARFDLIPCKVCEDKSSGVHYGAVTCEGCKAFFRRCLPIHKDLKCSQEGNCPVDHANRNRCQHCRWKKCMEVGMSKAASKFGRKSKEELASLNKLEEPE, encoded by the exons ATGAACAACAACGACCATTCTGATCGTGAAAACCGCGATGCTGATATGACGCATTCACCTCAAAATGATGACAATGATACTCTTAATCGTGCTGCTGTTGACCTTCAAGCTTCGACAAGCGAAAACTTTCAGCAGGCTAACGCATATCGCCTGGCCTTTCAAAGAGCTATTCCATGGTCTCCGTGTAGTAGGCAACGCGCAGAGTTTCTAATGCGCCAAGATGAAGATCCCGAACATAATGCTGGCCCATCCTTTCCATCTGCGAACGAAAATAATGACCTTGATTCTTCTTCCGATAATCCTTTAGACTTGTCGGTTTCTGCTAATTCTGGTCGCAATGCTAGTGACCATGGTAGCAGTACCAGTCAGGACTACAACAGCCCAAGCCGACCAGCGTCTTCTGGAGATGACTCTGTCTGCACTAGCCCGCGCG CCCGGTTTGATCTTATTCCTTGCAAGGTATGTGAAGATAAATCATCGGGTGTTCATTATGGTGCTGTCACCTGCGAAGGATGTAAA GCTTTCTTTCGACGATGCCTACCAATCCACAAGGATTTGAAATGTTCACAAGAAGGAAATTGTCCGGTTGATCACGCGAACAGAAATCGATGTCAGCATTGTCGTTGGAAGAAATGTATGGAAGTGGGCATGTCCAAAGCAG CATCGAAGTTTGGAAGAAAATCTAAGGAAGAACTAGCCAGTCTTAACAAACTAGAAGAACCAGAGTAG
- the LOC143451945 gene encoding microfibril-associated glycoprotein 4-like produces MKTVACLVLLTIYCVTMTHSQQCRQVTSTVCDDDVTNFSRQKGDKGEVGFPGKSGSQGVKGSKGDSGGVGKKGVQGESCALGSFGNDITRRLADLEDFVRPDSCTNSPLNGNQFLLNGLKVYCEDRWTIFQKRFDGSVNFQRTWDEYKVGFGETEGEFWLGLEAVHRLTRNGKCDLRVELQNFDNSHYWAQYSSFSVDSEADVYRLHIGGYTGNATDALTSKHNNQPFTTMDRDNDSWSRNCAYQNGGISGGWWFKSCYISQLNAIYGQSGLLYWNRSRRKATTMKFRCD; encoded by the exons ATGAAGACAGTGGCTTGCTTAGTGTTGCTGACTATCTACTGCGTCACCATGACGCATTCTCAACAATGTCGACAAGTGACAAGCACCGTTTgcgatgatgacgtcactaatTTTTCGAGACAAAAAGGTGACAAAGGTGAAGTTGGATTCCCAGGAAAATCCGGAAGCCAGGGAGTCAAGGGATCAAAAGGTGATTCTGGAGGAGTCGGTAAAAAAGGAGTTCAAGGAGAATCTTGCGCTCTTGGATCATTCGGCAATGACATCACAAGGAGGCTGGCTG ATTTGGAGGATTTTGTTCGTCCCGACTCGTGCACTAACTCGCCGCTGAATGGAAATCAATTTCTTCTCAACGGCCTGAAAGTCTACTGCGAAGATAGATGGACT atatttcaaaaaagattTGATGGAAGTGTTAACTTCCAGCGGACCTGGGATGAATACAAAGTCGGCTTTGGGGAAACTGAAGGCGAATTCTGGCTTG GTCTCGAAGCAGTTCACAGATTGACTCGCAATGGAAAATGTGACTTGAGAGTAGAGctacaaaattttgataacTCTCATTACTGGGCCCAGTACAG CTCATTTTCGGTTGATAGCGAGGCGGATGTTTATCGGCTTCATATTGGTGGTTACACCGGAAATGCAACTGATGCTCTTACAAGCAAACATAACAACCAGCCATTCACGACGATGGATCGGGATAACGATAGTTGGAg TCGGAACTGTGCCTACCAAAATGGCGGTATTTCCGGAGGCTGGTGGTTCAAAAGTTGTTATATTTCCCAGCTCAACGCAATTTATGGTCAAAGTGGACTCCTTTACTGGAACAGATCCCGTCGTAAAGCGACGACAATGAAATTTAGATGTGATTAA